In one window of Juglans regia cultivar Chandler chromosome 3, Walnut 2.0, whole genome shotgun sequence DNA:
- the LOC109020459 gene encoding ADP,ATP carrier protein 3, mitochondrial-like — MTVLALLILIPVNVSSGTLFFLRRELVDSFFASFALGWVITNGAGLASHPIDTVCRRMMMTSGETVKYKSSFDTFSQILKNEGPKSLFKEAGANILHAGPIVLGCQSGLNFILLVFDSYAIIICSLSNYYQFQIREKLLLNIDDHCLHIICLPRFCLTLDGYLV, encoded by the exons ATGACAGTCCTGGCACTTCTTATCCTCATTCCAGTCAATGTATCAAGTGGGACACTATTTTTCCTCAGAAGAGAACTGGTT GATAGTTTCTTCGCTAGCTTTGCTCTTGGTTGGGTAATCACGAATGGTGCTGGCCTTGCATCCCATCCAATTGACACTGTCTGTAGAAGAATGAtgatgacatctggtgaaaCCGTCAAGTATAAGAGTTCCTTTGATACATTCTCTCAAATCCTCAAGAATGAGGGTCCCAAATCTCTCTTTAAGGAAGCTGGTGCAAATATACTCCATGCTGGTCCCATTGTCCTTGGTTGTCAAAGCGGtcttaatttcattttgttggtttttgatTCATACGCAATTATAATTTGCTCTCTTTCGAATTATTACCAATTTCAAATTCGGGAGAAGCTTTTACTGAACATTGATGATCATTGTCTCCATATCATTTGTCTCCCAAGGTTTTGTTTGACCCTAGATGGTTATTTGGTCTAG